The Chloroflexota bacterium sequence CGCCGAGCTGTTCGATGAGGGACTTGGCGGCCAGGGCCGTCCCGCCGGTGGCCAGGACGTCATCCACGATGAGAACGCGCTTACCCGGAGGAACGCCATCCCGGTGGATCTCCACAGCGGCGGTGCCGTACTCCAAGGCGTATTCGACAGAGGCGGTTTTGTGCGGCAGCTTTCCTTTTTTCCGCACCGGCACGAAGGGCGCGCCGAGCTCGAGCGCCAGGGGTGCGCCGATGATGAAGCCGCGCGCTTCGATGGC is a genomic window containing:
- a CDS encoding adenine phosphoribosyltransferase, with protein sequence MEFTKYIRDVPDFPKKGIVFKDITPLLQDPAVFSSAIRGFARHYKGKKIDSVVAIEARGFIIGAPLALELGAPFVPVRKKGKLPHKTASVEYALEYGTAAVEIHRDGVPPGKRVLIVDDVLATGGTALAAKSLIEQLGGHVAGLAVLIELGFLNGREKLAGVDVFSLVRY